One Spinacia oleracea cultivar Varoflay chromosome 4, BTI_SOV_V1, whole genome shotgun sequence DNA segment encodes these proteins:
- the LOC110782723 gene encoding 30S ribosomal protein S10 alpha, chloroplastic-like, with the protein MATSSISAALLSPLTLRNASSSSTKQDFSTLSSLNLRRTLTPTLQSGHTLSNSSNFATFAAPGALEVLETSPDSFEDGSETSKISIAADSDQMAPKQKIRIKLRSYWVPLIEDSCKQIMDAARTTNAKIMGPVPLPTKKRIYCVLKSPHVHKDARFHFEIRTHQRLIDILYPTAQTIDSLMQLDLPAGVDVEVKL; encoded by the exons ATGGCGACTTCTTCAATTTCTGCTGCACTATTATCTCCCCTCACACTTCGCAATGCATCTTCCTCATCAACCAAACAAGACTTTTCCACCCTCTCTTCTTTAAACCTCAGAAGAACCCTAACTCCTACCTTACAATCGGGACACACCTTATCCAACTCCTCTAATTTCGCAACTTTTGCTGCCCCTGGAGCTTTGGAGGTTCTGGAAACTTCCCctgattcatttgag GATGGTTCTGAGACTTCAAAAATCAGCATTGCTGCAGACTCTGATCAG ATGGCTCCAAAGCAGAAGATACGAATAAAACTGAGATCCTACTGGGTTCCCTTGATAGAGGACTCTTGCAAACAGATAATGGATGCTGCAAGGACAACAAATGCAAAAATCATGGGACCTGTACCATTGCCTACAAAGAAGAGGATATACTGTGTACTCAAGTCACCTCATGTGCACAAGGATGCTCGATTTCACTTTGAGATCCGAACTCATCAACGCCTCATTGACATATTGTACCCAACTGCCCAGACAATCGACTCTTTGATGCAGCTAGATCTCCCTGCAGGTGTAGATGTGGAAGTTAAGCTCTAA
- the LOC110782724 gene encoding uncharacterized protein isoform X2 has product MQSGDLNKVWEIRALKRKPRQDEAKQILERIAKQVQPIMRKHNWRVKVLSEMYPKRKELLGLNVGRGIEVKLRLRRPDRELEFYSFHEVLDTMLHELCHNAHGPHNASFYQLWDQLRKECEELMSKGISGTGEGFDLPGKRLGGFSHRPPLASLRKTTLAAAENRKRLNSLLPSGPLRLGGDKNIMSALSPGQAAAMAAERRLQDEIWCASASAGLDADELGDSNLLETVVPAAASASSNSSNGINVKSGVVSSWKRSQNSDITNLTDLSNNVNSTSVDVRGSKLSKRSSGSHASSNAFKGNNVCSGAAASWKRSQNSDITNLIDLSNDVNSTSVDIRGTKLSNRSSGSHASSSASNGNEVYSGVAPRKRSQNGEITNVIDLSNNVNYTSVDVQGNKNAEFAVWTCETCTLLNPPLAPVCEACETLKPKDVSVKYKFWYCKICTLENSVNQEKCSACGEWRYTRGPPLATLPPNLGT; this is encoded by the exons atgCAATCGGGTGACCTGAACAAAGTATGGGAAATCAGAGCTCTGAAACGAAAGCCGCGACAAGATGAAGCGAAGCAAATTCTCGAGCGCATTGCTAAACAGGTTCAACCCATTATGCGCAAACATAATTGGCGGGTTAAAGTTCTCTCTGAAATGTA CCCCAAGAGGAAGGAACTTCTTGGATTAAATGTTGGGCGTGGGATAGAGGTGAAGTTGAGGCTACGGAGGCCTGACAGGGAGTTGGAGTTCTACTCATTTCATGAAGTGCTAGATACAATGCTTCATGAGCTTTGCCATAATGCCCATGGTCCTCATAATGCCAGCTTCTATCAGCTATGGGATCAGCTTAGAAAG GAATGTGAGGAATTGATGTCCAAGGGAATCTCTGGTACAGGAGAAGGATTTGATCTTCCTGGAAAACGTTTAGGTGGGTTCTCTCATCGTCCACCTCTAGCTTCCCTCCGCAAAACAACCCTTGCTGCtgcagaaaacagaaaacggcTCAATTCCCTTCTACCATCTGGACCTTTACGGCTTGGTGGTGACAAAAACATAATGTCTGCATTAAGTCCTGGCCAAGCTGCTGCCATGGCAGCCGAAAGGAGACTACAGGATGAAATATGGTGTGCTTCCGCTTCTGCTGGACTTGATGCTGATGAATTGGGAGATTCTAATCTCTTGGAAACGGTTGTGCCAGCTGCTGCTAGTGCCAGTTCAAATTCCTCTAATGGTATCAACGTAAAATCTGGAGTTGTATCATCTTGGAAAAGGTCTCAGAATAGTGATATTACTAATCTCACTGATTTAAGCAACAATGTAAATTCTACCTCAGTTGATGTTCGTGGGTCAAAATTAAGTAAAAGATCCAGTGGCTCTCATGCCAGTTCAAATGCTTTTAAAGGTAACAACGTATGCTCTGGAGCTGCAGCATCTTGGAAAAGGTCTCAGAATAGTGATATTACTAATCTCATTGATTTAAGCAACGATGTAAATTCTACCTCAGTTGATATTCGTGGCACTAAATTAAGTAATAGATCCAGTGGCTCCCATGCCAGTTCATCTGCTAGTAATGGTAACGAAGTTTACTCTGGAGTAGCACCTCGGAAAAGGTCTCAGAATGGTGAGATAACCAATGTAATTGATTTAAGCAACAATGTGAATTATACCTCAGTTGATGTTCAAG GGAACAAGAATGCCGAGTTTGCTGTGTGGACTTGTGAAACATGTACTCTGTTGAATCCT CCATTGGCTCCAGTATGCGAGGCTTGTGAAACACTGAAGCCGAAAGATGTATCAGTCAAGTATAAATTCTGGTATTGTAAAATCTGTACTTTAGAGAATAGCGTAAATCAGGAAAAATGTTCAGCATGTGGGGAATGGAGATATACGCGTGGTCCTCCATTGGCGACTTTGCCTCCTAATCTTGGCACTTGA
- the LOC110782721 gene encoding pectinesterase QRT1 translates to MLLQKLQILCFLGILVQLGISQNLSKNYSRDYNYITWDDIKVDEFRDSVSKTEIKGKRNWNDSGIIVVDQSGKTGDSITVQGAVDMVPFGNSQRFRILILPGIYRERVVVPSSKPYISLIGTENEGSNTVITWNNKASDKNSNGVELGTFGSATITIYSDYFCASEITFENTVVAFPGGLGMQAVALRVSAERAMFYKVNILGAQDTLLDETGSHYFYQCLIQGSVDFIFGNARSLYQNSVLRSIANRSGAIAAHHRNTPEENTGFSFLNCTINGSGMIYLGRAWGPYSRTIYSYCNIDDIIAPEGWSDWGDPQRQKTALFGEFQCNGKGANTTGRVAWAKSFAIQDARPFLDMEFIDGNKWLRL, encoded by the exons ATGTTGCTCCAAAAATTACAGATACTCTGTTTTCTGGGTATTTTAGTTCAGTTGGGAATTTCTCAaaatttaagcaaaaattacAGCAGAGATTATAATTACATAACATGGGATGATATAAAGGTGGATGAATTCAGGGATTCAGTGTCTAAAACTGAGATTAAAGGGAAGAGAAATTGGAATGATAGTGGGATAATAGTGGTTGATCAAAGTGGAAAAACAGGGGATTCGATTACAGTTCAAGGTGCTGTTGATATGGTGCCTTTTGGAAATTCTCAGAGATTTAGGATTCTTATACTTCCTGGAATTTACAG GGAGAGGGTAGTCGTACCAAGCTCGAAGCCATACATATCCTTGATTGGGACAGAAAATGAGGGTTCTAATACTGTAATTACATGGAACAATAAAGCTTCTGATAAGAACAGCAATGGAGTTGAACTTGGAACTTTTGGTTCAGCTACAATCACCATATACTCTGATTACTTTTGTGCATCTGAGATTACTTTTGAG AATACAGTAGTGGCATTTCCAGGTGGGTTAGGGATGCAAGCAGTGGCACTGAGAGTATCAGCCGAAAGAGCCATGTTTTACAAAGTTAATATACTTGGTGCTCAAGATACCCTCTTGGATGAAACTGGTTCACACTATTTTTACCAATGCCTCATCCAAGGATCAGTTGATTTCATTTTTGGCAATGCAAGATCATTATATCAG AATTCAGTTCTTCGTTCAATAGCCAATCGGTCAGGTGCAATCGCAGCACATCACAGGAACACACCTGAAGAAAATACAGGGTTTTCGTTCCTAAACTGTACAATCAATGGAAGTGGGATGATCTACCTGGGGAGAGCATGGGGGCCATACTCAAGAACAATATATTCATACTGTAACATTGATGATATCATAGCACCAGAAGGATGGAGTGACTGGGGTGACCCACAAAGGCAAAA GACGGCATTGTTTGGTGAATTCCAGTGCAACGGGAAGGGAGCAAACACAACAGGGCGAGTGGCATGGGCAAAGTCTTTCGCGATTCAGGACGCCAGGCCGTTTCTCGATATGGAGTTCATTGATGGGAATAAATGGTTAAGACTATAG
- the LOC110782720 gene encoding uncharacterized protein encodes MAEIVVNFVEWKEEFVSQERGSRIVHYVLKDSCGKSVLAVVGTERSLRHMVYVVAEEFLSYSGTDNPVQAGFKWRSRREVVDWLTSMLARQQQADSPSGDSTHSLGSSELLSARYFTADKMDCRVRNLKQSYSDIVWLGAAWTCGKQLKHYPSFCRNGITIAVQAFVFVMAKEGSRYVAYLEDMYEDKKGMKKVKVRWFHHSQEVKGIVRIRNAHPKEVYITPYTQVISVECVDGPAIVLTREHFEKCLEGLPEGLLGKLHLCCRQFRSNKVKPFDLRKLRGYNNQPVISCLESESFLNSNSVQRGVIGNRAKMFGSGGNVAKGTKRTRNYGDRESFLTSHGAEGLERKKFVRVPFSKNGNSDACAKRLLSFKNGEFQRSQIQFFKVDDKIELLCQDSGIRGCWFICTVLEISRKHMKLQYRDLEDQDGYGNLEECVPAFRLAAPDKLGMRCPGRPTIRPCPPISDSVDVEFEVGAPVDAWWSDGWWEGVVTAVKKTATDDVQVYVPGENKFIDVPRKDLRVSRDWLGGKWVDVKANPNILLDIKAETKQSIVTSLSTLGKDGDDDSALKIKDGGNEDKLAELAGPASSAGHPEQVSSSDKDDVNDKSNDVSIQDMCCNGDDQNVGVNNNDGGKEGELGTDEALELQDMCCDVDDKNENKEGESGTNDLETKDDEALELTEVMSFQDICCDGDDKNDSKDKNDDVETADEATELTDVPQTCYCTKLV; translated from the exons ATGGCGGAAATCGTTGTAAATTTTGTGGAATGGAAGGAGGAATTTGTGTCTCAAGAAAGAGGCAGCCGGATTGTTCATTATGTATTGAAAGATTCTTGTGGGAAATCTGTACTTGCTGTGGTGGGCACTGAGAGGAGTCTTAGGCACATGGTTTATGTTGTTGCTGAGGAGTTTTTAAGTTATTCTGGCACTGATAATCCTGTACAAGCTGGCTTTAAATGGAGATCAAGAAGGGAGGTGGTTGACTGGCTTACATCTATGCTAGCTAGGCAGCAACAAGCAG ATTCTCCAAGTGGTGATTCAACCCATTCTTTAGGATCTTCTGAGTTATTAAGTGCTCGGTATTTCACAGCAGATAAAATG GATTGCCGGGTTCGTAACTTGAAGCAGTCCTACTCAGATATTGTGTGGTTAGGTGCTGCATGGACTTGTGGAAAGCAGCTAAAACACTACCCCTCGTTTTGCAGGAATGGCATTACTATAGCA GTTCAAGCATTTGTATTTGTGATGGCTAAAGAGGGAAGTCGATATGTTGCCTATCTAGAGGATATGTATGAAGATAAGAAGGGCATGAAGAAAGTTAAAGTAAGATGGTTTCATCACAGCCAAGAAGTGAAGGGTATAGTTCGTATACGGAATGCTCACCCTAAGGAAGTTTATATTACACCGTACACGCAGGTGATAAGTGTTGAGTGTGTTGATGGTCCAGCTATAGTCTTAACCCGTGAGCATTTTGAAAAATGCTTAGAAGGCCTTCCAGAAGGTTTACTGGGAAAGCTACATCTTTGCTGTCGTCAGTTTAGAAGCAATAAAGTTAAACCGTTTGATTTAAGAAAGTTGCGGGGTTATAACAATCAGCCTGTTATTTCTTGTTTAGAGTCTGAAAGCTTTCTGAATTCCAACTCTGTACAGCGTGGGGTGATTGGGAATAGAGCTAAGATGTTTGGATCAGGTGGTAATGTAGCGAAAGGGACTAAGAGAACTAGGAATTATGGGGATAGAGAAAGCTTTTTGACTAGTCATGGTGCGGAAGGCCTTGAAAGGAAGAAATTTGTACGTGTACCATTTTCTAAAAATGGTAATTCTGATGCTTGCGCTAAAAGGTTGCTTTCTTTCAAAAATGGGGAATTCCAGCGGTCGCAAATCCAGTTCTTTAAGGTAGATGACAAAATAGAGCTGCTGTGCCAGGACAGTGGCATCCGAGGCTGTTGGTTTATATGTACTGTCTTGGAGATATCTCGAAAGCATATGAAATTGCAATATAGGGATCTGGAGGACCAGGATGGATACGGAAACCTTGAG GAATGTGTTCCAGCTTTTAGGTTGGCTGCACCAGATAAGCTTGGCATGCGATGTCCTGGACGTCCTACTATCAGGCCATGCCCTCCCATCAGCGATTCGGTGGATGTTGAATTTGAGGTTGGAGCTCCTGTGGATGCATGGTGGAGCGATGGCTGGTGGGAAGGTGTTGTTACTGCAGTGAAGAAGACTGCCACAGATGATGTTCAGGTTTATGTTCCAG GGGAGAACAAATTTATAGATGTACCTAGAAAGGATCTAAGAGTTTCCCGAGATTGGTTGGGTGGAAAATGGGTGGATGTTAAGGCAAACCCTAATATACTTCTGGATATCAAAGCTGAAACTAAACAATCTATAGTCACAAGTCTCTCAACCCTTGGGAAGGATGGTGATGATGATTCTGCCCTAAAAATTAAAGACGGTGGAAATGAGGATAAATTAGCCGAGTTGGCTGGTCCAGCCTCTTCTGCCGGCCATCCTGAACAAGTTTCCTCTTCTGACAAAGATGATGTCAATGACAAAAGTAATGATGTCAGTATTCAGGATATGTGCTGTAATGGGGATGATCAGAATGTTGGGGTCAATAATAATGATGGTGGTAAGGAGGGTGAATTGGGTACTGATGAAGCTTTGGAGCTTCAAGATATGTGCTGTGATGTTGATGACAAGAATGAAAATAAGGAGGGTGAATCTGGTACTAATGACTTGGAAACTAAGGATGATGAAGCTTTGGAACTTACTGAAGTCATGAGTTTTCAAGATATCTGCTGTGATGGTGATGATAAGAATGACAGCAAAGATAAAAATGATGACGTGGAAACGGCTGATGAAGCTACGGAACTTACAGATGTCCCTCAAACTTGTTATTGTACAAAACTAGTGTAG
- the LOC110782724 gene encoding uncharacterized protein isoform X1 encodes MQSGDLNKVWEIRALKRKPRQDEAKQILERIAKQVQPIMRKHNWRVKVLSEMYPKRKELLGLNVGRGIEVKLRLRRPDRELEFYSFHEVLDTMLHELCHNAHGPHNASFYQLWDQLRKECEELMSKGISGTGEGFDLPGKRLGGFSHRPPLASLRKTTLAAAENRKRLNSLLPSGPLRLGGDKNIMSALSPGQAAAMAAERRLQDEIWCASASAGLDADELGDSNLLETVVPAAASASSNSSNGINVKSGVVSSWKRSQNSDITNLTDLSNNVNSTSVDVRGSKLSKRSSGSHASSNAFKGNNVCSGAAASWKRSQNSDITNLIDLSNDVNSTSVDIRGTKLSNRSSGSHASSSASNGNEVYSGVAPRKRSQNGEITNVIDLSNNVNYTSVDVQGTNSSKRSSGSHPSSSLQTSISSSGLTTNHAAGNKNAEFAVWTCETCTLLNPPLAPVCEACETLKPKDVSVKYKFWYCKICTLENSVNQEKCSACGEWRYTRGPPLATLPPNLGT; translated from the exons atgCAATCGGGTGACCTGAACAAAGTATGGGAAATCAGAGCTCTGAAACGAAAGCCGCGACAAGATGAAGCGAAGCAAATTCTCGAGCGCATTGCTAAACAGGTTCAACCCATTATGCGCAAACATAATTGGCGGGTTAAAGTTCTCTCTGAAATGTA CCCCAAGAGGAAGGAACTTCTTGGATTAAATGTTGGGCGTGGGATAGAGGTGAAGTTGAGGCTACGGAGGCCTGACAGGGAGTTGGAGTTCTACTCATTTCATGAAGTGCTAGATACAATGCTTCATGAGCTTTGCCATAATGCCCATGGTCCTCATAATGCCAGCTTCTATCAGCTATGGGATCAGCTTAGAAAG GAATGTGAGGAATTGATGTCCAAGGGAATCTCTGGTACAGGAGAAGGATTTGATCTTCCTGGAAAACGTTTAGGTGGGTTCTCTCATCGTCCACCTCTAGCTTCCCTCCGCAAAACAACCCTTGCTGCtgcagaaaacagaaaacggcTCAATTCCCTTCTACCATCTGGACCTTTACGGCTTGGTGGTGACAAAAACATAATGTCTGCATTAAGTCCTGGCCAAGCTGCTGCCATGGCAGCCGAAAGGAGACTACAGGATGAAATATGGTGTGCTTCCGCTTCTGCTGGACTTGATGCTGATGAATTGGGAGATTCTAATCTCTTGGAAACGGTTGTGCCAGCTGCTGCTAGTGCCAGTTCAAATTCCTCTAATGGTATCAACGTAAAATCTGGAGTTGTATCATCTTGGAAAAGGTCTCAGAATAGTGATATTACTAATCTCACTGATTTAAGCAACAATGTAAATTCTACCTCAGTTGATGTTCGTGGGTCAAAATTAAGTAAAAGATCCAGTGGCTCTCATGCCAGTTCAAATGCTTTTAAAGGTAACAACGTATGCTCTGGAGCTGCAGCATCTTGGAAAAGGTCTCAGAATAGTGATATTACTAATCTCATTGATTTAAGCAACGATGTAAATTCTACCTCAGTTGATATTCGTGGCACTAAATTAAGTAATAGATCCAGTGGCTCCCATGCCAGTTCATCTGCTAGTAATGGTAACGAAGTTTACTCTGGAGTAGCACCTCGGAAAAGGTCTCAGAATGGTGAGATAACCAATGTAATTGATTTAAGCAACAATGTGAATTATACCTCAGTTGATGTTCAAGGTACAAACTCAAGTAAAAGATCTAGTGGCTCCCATCCCAGTTCTTCTTTACAGACGAGCATCTCATCCTCAGGGTTGACAACTAATCATGCTGCAGGGAACAAGAATGCCGAGTTTGCTGTGTGGACTTGTGAAACATGTACTCTGTTGAATCCT CCATTGGCTCCAGTATGCGAGGCTTGTGAAACACTGAAGCCGAAAGATGTATCAGTCAAGTATAAATTCTGGTATTGTAAAATCTGTACTTTAGAGAATAGCGTAAATCAGGAAAAATGTTCAGCATGTGGGGAATGGAGATATACGCGTGGTCCTCCATTGGCGACTTTGCCTCCTAATCTTGGCACTTGA